GCCGAGTGGCCCGGGAAGCACGACTGGGGATACTGGCGGACGCACGCACGCGAAAGCCTCGCCTGGATCGGGCGACAGCTGTCGGGGCCGTGACGATGCGGGGGCGACAGGTGTGGCAGCGCACGTCGGTCGCGCCAGGCAGGTCACGTCGACGGCCATGCCACGTCGCCCCGTGCGCCATGACGCTGTCGGGGCCCGGCGGCACGCCGTAGCTTCCTCCCCATGCCCCCTTTCTTCCCCCAGGTCACGGCGACGTTCAAGCTCGAGGAGCCGCGATCCCTGCGACGCTTCTCCATGTCCGTCGTCGGCATGGCCGCGGTGACCGGGGTCGTGCTGCGCCTCTTCTGGGCCATCGTCTTCACCATGGGACCCGAGGGCTCGCTGGTCTTCGCCGGTGGGATGTTCGCGCTGCGGTTCATCGCCCTCTTCGGCATGGCCGCCTTGCACCTGGGGAACTTCACGCTGCGCCACTGGCTGTGGCGTGCCCCGGCGTTCGCGGCCATCGAGGCGGTCGCGGAGTCCGTCACCTCGCTCGCCCTCATCGCCCTGCATCGCGAGCCGCTCGGCTCGGCACGTGCCACGTTCGCCGACTGGCCGGGGATGGCCAGCGGGACGCTCTTCTGGCGGGTGGTCGCGGTCGTGATCTTCGCCCTCCTCCTCGCCGGCGTCGTGCAGCTGGTGCGCTACCTCCTGCTCAAGCGCGCCCATCGCGACCACACCGTCGCGGCGGTGCATCACGACAGCGTCACGCCGCACGAGAAGTAGAAGACGAGAAGACGAGAAGACGAGGGGACGGGAAATCCTCCGGGGTGCGGGCATGCTTGCATGGCTTGCGCGTTCTCCCCCAGCTTGTCGAGCCACGCCTCGCCCTCCCGGCGCTCCGCCTTCTCGTCTTCCGCCCTCCATGTTGTACACGCGCCTCGGCAGCACCGGTCTCGTCGTTTCGCGCATCGCCCTTGGCTGCATGAGCTACGGCAGCCGCCAGTGGCGCCCCTGGGTCCTCGAGGAAGACGAGGCGAGGCCGTTCTTCCGGCGTGCGATCGAGCACGGGATCAACTTCTTCGACACCGCCGACGTCTACTCGCTCGGGATCAGCGAGGAGATCACGGGCCGGGCGCTGCGCGAGTTCGCGCGGCTGGACGAAGTGGTCATCGCAACCAAGGTGCGCCTCAGGATGGCCGATGCCCCCAACCGCGTCGGGCTCTCGCGCAAGCACATCATCCAGTCGTGCGAGGATTCGCTGCGCCGGCTCGGCGTCGAGCGGATCGACCTGTACCAGGTGCACCGGCACCACGCCGAGACCCCGGTGGAGGAGACGCTAGCCGCGCTCGACCACCTCGTGCGGCAGGGGAAGGTCCTCTACCTCGGCGCCAGCTCGATGTTCGCGTGGCAGCTGATGAAGGCGCTCTCCATCTCCGAGCGGAACGGGTGGGCGAGGTTCGTCAGCATGCAGGGGCACTACAACCTGGTATATCGCGAGGAGGAGCGGGAAATGATCCCGCTCTGCCTCGACCAAGGACTCGGGGTGATTCCCTGGTCGCCGCTGGCGCGCGGGCTGCTGGGCGGGAAGCGGCATCGGGGCGGCCACGGCACGTCGCTCCGCGACGACGGCGATGCCGCCCTGGCCGACCAGCTCTACGACCACCCCGCCGATTGGGACGTGGTGGATGCCACCGTGGGCGTCGCCAAGCGACGGGGGGTACAGCCGGCGCAGGTCGCATTGGCGTGGCTCCTGTCGCGCCCGGCGGTGACGGCGCCGATCGTCGGGGCCACCAGGTTGGAGCAACTGGATGCCGCGGTCGGGGCGCTCGAGCTACAGCTCTCGGCGGAGGAGTGTGCGGCGCTGGAGCGTCCATACCAGCCGCACCCGGTGCGCGGGTGGCTGGACGGGGGGTTGGTGCTGACGCAGCAGAAGCACTAGGGGGAGCGGGGTCCCCCCCCAAATCCAATTTCCCCCCCTCCCCCTCCCCCCACAGCATCATTCCAATGCCCCACGTACCATTCCATGGCCCACGTGGGGCCAGCCAGCTCCCCGCGCTCCTCCTACGCTTCTCCCGCGCTTCTCCCGCGCTTCTCCCGCGCTTCTCCCGCGCTTCTCCCGCGCTTCTCCCGCGCGCCCCCCGGCTCCGAAACGCCCGCCCAACGCCTCCCGTCTCCC
Above is a window of Gemmatimonadetes bacterium SCN 70-22 DNA encoding:
- a CDS encoding aldo/keto reductase, which encodes MLYTRLGSTGLVVSRIALGCMSYGSRQWRPWVLEEDEARPFFRRAIEHGINFFDTADVYSLGISEEITGRALREFARLDEVVIATKVRLRMADAPNRVGLSRKHIIQSCEDSLRRLGVERIDLYQVHRHHAETPVEETLAALDHLVRQGKVLYLGASSMFAWQLMKALSISERNGWARFVSMQGHYNLVYREEEREMIPLCLDQGLGVIPWSPLARGLLGGKRHRGGHGTSLRDDGDAALADQLYDHPADWDVVDATVGVAKRRGVQPAQVALAWLLSRPAVTAPIVGATRLEQLDAAVGALELQLSAEECAALERPYQPHPVRGWLDGGLVLTQQKH